In Arachis stenosperma cultivar V10309 chromosome 1, arast.V10309.gnm1.PFL2, whole genome shotgun sequence, one DNA window encodes the following:
- the LOC130977350 gene encoding uncharacterized mitochondrial protein AtMg00860-like, which translates to MDQLQGGEVFSTIDLRSSHHQIRVTEDDILKTALRTRYGHYEFACEFWKEEVKFLGHVVSKGGIAVDPSKVEAVMEWQRSTMVTKVRSFLDLAGYFQRFIKRFSQIALPMTKLTLKKMPFLWTTECEESFQALKEKLTSAPVLILQERNKPFKVYCDALLKGLGCVLVQHRNVVAYA; encoded by the exons ATGGATCAGTTGCAAGGAGGTGAAGTGTTTTCAACAATTGATTTAAGATCCAGTCACCATCAGATAAGGGTGACGGAGGATGATATTCTGAAAACTGCGCTTAGGACGCGCTATGGACACTACGAGTTTGCG TGTGAGTTCTGGAAGGAAGAGGTGAAGTTCTTAGGTCATGTAGTGAGTAAGGGCGGAATAGCAGTGGATCCTTCAAAAGTAGAGGCAGTGATGGAATGGCAAAGGTCGACGATGGTAACAAAGGTTAGGAGTTTCTTGGATTTGGCCGGATATTTCCAAAGATTCATAAAGAGATTTTCTCAAATTGCATTACCAATGACTAAGTTAACCCTGAAGAAGATGCCGTTTCTGtggacgacagaatgtgagGAAAGCTTTCAAGCCTTGAAGGAGAAATTAACTTCAGCACCCGTTTTGATTTTGCAGGAACGGAATAAACCGTTTAAAGTGTACTGTGATGCTTTGTTGAAAGGTTTGGGTTGCGTGTTGGTGCAACACCGGAATGTAGTGGCTTACGCATAG